A window from Ictalurus furcatus strain D&B chromosome 16, Billie_1.0, whole genome shotgun sequence encodes these proteins:
- the smad9 gene encoding mothers against decapentaplegic homolog 9 isoform X1 — translation MHATTSITSLFSFTSPAVKRLLGWKQGDEEEKWAEKAVDSLVKKLKKKKGAMEELEKALSCPGQPSKCVTIPRSLDGRLQVSHRKGLPHVIYCRVWRWPDLQSHHELKALDCCEFPFGSKQKDICVNPYHYRRVETPVLPPVLVPRHSEFNPQHSLLAKFRHASLQNEPLMPQNATFPDSFPPLPCSSFSSSPSGSLQSPSAHSHPNSPSSTSEPASPYHITAETPPPPYSMMETSPPQDVKPGESSNTIKLTLSAPHRDLRPVCYEEPEHWCSVAYYELNNRVGETFHASSRSILVDGFTDPSNNKTRFCLGLLSNVNRNSTIEHTRRHIGKGVHLYYVGGEVYAECLSDSSIFVQSRNCNYQHGFHATTVCKIPSGCSLKIFNNQLFAQLLSQSVNHGFEVVYELTKMCTIRMSFVKGWGAEYHRQDVTSTPCWIEIHLHGPLQWLDKVLTQMGSPHNPISSVS, via the exons ATGCACGCCACTACAtccatcacatcactgttttCCTTTACAAGTCCAGCTGTGAAACGACTGCTGGGCTGGAAACAAGGTGATGAGGAGGAGAAATGGGCAGAGAAGGCTGTGGACTCGCTGGTGAAGAagctgaagaaaaagaaaggggcAATGGAGGAGCTGGAGAAGGCACTGAGCTGTCCAGGTCAGCCGAGCAAGTGCGTGACCATCCCGCGCTCCCTGGATGGACGGCTGCAGGTGTCGCATCGGAAAGGCCTGCCACATGTCATCTACTGCCGTGTGTGGCGCTGGCCTGACCTGCAGTCGCACCATGAGCTGAAGGCGCTGGACTGCTGTGAGTTTCCATTCGGCTCCAAGCAGAAAGACATCTGTGTCAACCCCTACCACTACCGCCGTGTGGAGACACCAG tgtTGCCTCCTGTCCTGGTACCTCGCCACAGCGAGTTCAACCCTCAGCACAGTCTGCTGGCCAAATTCCGCCATGCCTCCCTTCAAAATGAGCCGCTCATGCCCCAGAATGCCACTTTCCCAGACTCATTTCCTCCACTGCCTTGCAGCTCAttctcctcctctccatccGGCTCTCTCCAGTCCCCAAGTGCACACAGCCACCCAAACTCCCCAAGTAGTACATCTGAACCGGCAAGTCCCTACCACATCACAG CAGAGACCCCACCACCACCCTACAGCATGATGGAAACGAGCCCTCCACAGGACGTGAAGCCAGGAGAGTCGTCCAACACGATTAAACTCACTCTGTCTGCTCCACACAGAG acttgAGGCCAGTGTGTTATGAGGAGCCGGAGCACTGGTGTTCTGTGGCTTACTATGAACTGAACAACCGAGTTGGAGAGACCTTCCACGCCTCATCACGGAGCATTCTGGTGGACGGCTTCACGGATCCGTCCAACAACAAGACCCGGTTCTGCTTAGGGCTGCTGTCCAATGTTAACCGCAACTCTACCATCGAACACACCCGCCGGCACATAGGCAAAG GTGTGCACCTGTATTATGTAGGAGGTGAGGTGTACGCTGAGTGCCTGAGTGACAGCAGCATTTTCGTACAAAGTCGCAACTGCAACTACCAGCATGGCTTCCATGCCACCACTGTGTGCAAAATCCCCAGCGGCTGCAGCCTTAAGATCTTCAACAACCAGTTGTTCGCCCAGCTGCTGTCTCAGTCAGTCAACCACGGCTTTGAGGTGGTGTACGAGCTCACTAAGATGTGCACCATCAGAATGAGCTTTGTCAAG GGCTGGGGTGCAGAATACCACCGCCAGGATGTCACGAGCACCCCTTGCTGGATTGAGATCCACCTGCACGGACCTCTGCAATGGCTTGATAAAGTTCTGACCCAAATGGGTTCCCCACACAACCCTATCTCATCCGTGTCCTAA
- the smad9 gene encoding mothers against decapentaplegic homolog 9 isoform X2 gives MHATTSITSLFSFTSPAVKRLLGWKQGDEEEKWAEKAVDSLVKKLKKKKGAMEELEKALSCPGQPSKCVTIPRSLDGRLQVSHRKGLPHVIYCRVWRWPDLQSHHELKALDCCEFPFGSKQKDICVNPYHYRRVETPVLPPVLVPRHSEFNPQHSLLAKFRHASLQNEPLMPQNATFPDSFPPLPCSSFSSSPSGSLQSPSAHSHPNSPSSTSEPASPYHITETPPPPYSMMETSPPQDVKPGESSNTIKLTLSAPHRDLRPVCYEEPEHWCSVAYYELNNRVGETFHASSRSILVDGFTDPSNNKTRFCLGLLSNVNRNSTIEHTRRHIGKGVHLYYVGGEVYAECLSDSSIFVQSRNCNYQHGFHATTVCKIPSGCSLKIFNNQLFAQLLSQSVNHGFEVVYELTKMCTIRMSFVKGWGAEYHRQDVTSTPCWIEIHLHGPLQWLDKVLTQMGSPHNPISSVS, from the exons ATGCACGCCACTACAtccatcacatcactgttttCCTTTACAAGTCCAGCTGTGAAACGACTGCTGGGCTGGAAACAAGGTGATGAGGAGGAGAAATGGGCAGAGAAGGCTGTGGACTCGCTGGTGAAGAagctgaagaaaaagaaaggggcAATGGAGGAGCTGGAGAAGGCACTGAGCTGTCCAGGTCAGCCGAGCAAGTGCGTGACCATCCCGCGCTCCCTGGATGGACGGCTGCAGGTGTCGCATCGGAAAGGCCTGCCACATGTCATCTACTGCCGTGTGTGGCGCTGGCCTGACCTGCAGTCGCACCATGAGCTGAAGGCGCTGGACTGCTGTGAGTTTCCATTCGGCTCCAAGCAGAAAGACATCTGTGTCAACCCCTACCACTACCGCCGTGTGGAGACACCAG tgtTGCCTCCTGTCCTGGTACCTCGCCACAGCGAGTTCAACCCTCAGCACAGTCTGCTGGCCAAATTCCGCCATGCCTCCCTTCAAAATGAGCCGCTCATGCCCCAGAATGCCACTTTCCCAGACTCATTTCCTCCACTGCCTTGCAGCTCAttctcctcctctccatccGGCTCTCTCCAGTCCCCAAGTGCACACAGCCACCCAAACTCCCCAAGTAGTACATCTGAACCGGCAAGTCCCTACCACATCACAG AGACCCCACCACCACCCTACAGCATGATGGAAACGAGCCCTCCACAGGACGTGAAGCCAGGAGAGTCGTCCAACACGATTAAACTCACTCTGTCTGCTCCACACAGAG acttgAGGCCAGTGTGTTATGAGGAGCCGGAGCACTGGTGTTCTGTGGCTTACTATGAACTGAACAACCGAGTTGGAGAGACCTTCCACGCCTCATCACGGAGCATTCTGGTGGACGGCTTCACGGATCCGTCCAACAACAAGACCCGGTTCTGCTTAGGGCTGCTGTCCAATGTTAACCGCAACTCTACCATCGAACACACCCGCCGGCACATAGGCAAAG GTGTGCACCTGTATTATGTAGGAGGTGAGGTGTACGCTGAGTGCCTGAGTGACAGCAGCATTTTCGTACAAAGTCGCAACTGCAACTACCAGCATGGCTTCCATGCCACCACTGTGTGCAAAATCCCCAGCGGCTGCAGCCTTAAGATCTTCAACAACCAGTTGTTCGCCCAGCTGCTGTCTCAGTCAGTCAACCACGGCTTTGAGGTGGTGTACGAGCTCACTAAGATGTGCACCATCAGAATGAGCTTTGTCAAG GGCTGGGGTGCAGAATACCACCGCCAGGATGTCACGAGCACCCCTTGCTGGATTGAGATCCACCTGCACGGACCTCTGCAATGGCTTGATAAAGTTCTGACCCAAATGGGTTCCCCACACAACCCTATCTCATCCGTGTCCTAA